A single Dermacentor variabilis isolate Ectoservices chromosome 9, ASM5094787v1, whole genome shotgun sequence DNA region contains:
- the LOC142558430 gene encoding endothelin-converting enzyme-like 1, with product MADTGASTSYSGSSSSSSSGSERNALGGSRLTTGPTGRPGFQRLELHELLQVRQMQAAARRAEDAAARGDGADTALDSSATPAIALPDLAPAAQEHAGPNVVVIRANWRMNPRHIVIMETMAFILSIAFLLYLGSMLWIRVKDQGLLRASSRTSHAEHADLPLFSGCHETACHKYMAAIELSINRSQDPCRNFYRFVCDGWKRQHHLLSVVEAAEDAMYGHALNAIEWSTEDGGSQYFAAPSPLSVEKKVAGLAKSCMELSQSSLPDLKKFMAARHLPWPKASRWDLLEILLDLSGNWNVHLWFHVSFELAPLRGGTGEPVLKVGHSAAFHAWIATTRAFAGQPAKTAASRRYRRYLRAMLRLFDASEAVEDEVIAKIEAMDRLTLQVLGPAMAEPDSRILRMSIRNLTHAATPGIAAGRLLLLLNEYFIWARRFSARDIVQVENAGLLRSVVYLLGLDSDTREALTLSLGLRVAHELGWMASREVADATLELAGLPPSAHRRRCLIQVESAVGIGWLSLFPKHRGAEAVVRDVRDVLDDAVARHKKALLQLWAPGAIVPWNNESFLASVLPEPSRGARFFVDWLNLMNGRWRLLERDLMNVLKPGSFLRHRWSFHGALTVAENYFVFPLFHPDFPAAVNYGGPGRLLADEVLRGLYHDRLVNVSPLRKQEIRNENDQQTSDTSTAPQEWLPNYVDLKALLASLAAYRLGIARNTSSAHAKESSLAQDRLFFVASCYALCSSGNHVDVLYGDTSHRCNEPVKALPEFAAAFQCVKAQALR from the exons ATGGCCGACACTGGGGCGAGCACTTCctacagcggcagcagcagctcgaGCTCCTCGGGTTCGGAGCGGAACGCCTTAGGCGGTTCGAGGCTCACCACGGGTCCGACGGGACGACCGGGCTTCCAGCGCCTCGAGTTGCACGAACTCCTTCAGGTGCGCCAGATGCAGGCGGCGGCGCGGCGGGCGGAAGATGCAGCCGCCCGCGGCGATGGCGCAGACACCGCGCTCGATTCTTCAGCGACGCCTGCCATCGCGTTGCCGGATCTGGCTCCGGCAGCACAG GAACACGCCGGGCCTAATGTAGTCGTCATTCGAGCAAACTGGCGCATGAACCCCAGGCACATCGTCATCATGGAGACGATGGCCTTCATTCTTTCCATCGCATTTCTCCTCTACCTGGGATCGATGCTGTGGATTCGCGTCAAGGACCAGGGTCTTCTCCGCGCAAGCTCCCGGACGTCGCACGCAGAACACGCGGATCTACCACTTTTTTCTGGCTGCCATGAAACGGCATGCCACAAGTACATGGCCGCTATAGAGCTTTCGATTAATCGATCTCAAGACCCGTGCCGAAATTTCTATCGCTTCGTCTGCGACGGGTGGAAACGCCAACACCACCTGCTGTCCGTCGTGGAGGCCGCGGAGGATGCGATGTACGGCCACGCTCTAAACGCCATCGAGTGGAGCACCGAAGACGGCGGCAGCCAGTATTTCGCAGCGCCGTCGCCGTTGAGCGTCGAGAAGAAGGTAGCCGGCCTTGCCAAGTCGTGCATGGAGCTTTCGCAGAGCAGCTTGCCCGACCTCAAAAAGTTCATGGCCGCGCGCCATCTGCCGTGGCCTAAGGCGTCTCGTTGGGATCTCTTAGAGATTCTGCTCGATCTGTCTGGCAACTGGAACGTGCATCTGTGGTTCCACGTGAGCTTCGAACTGGCTCCTCTTCGCGGCGGGACCGGGGAGCCCGTGCTAAAGGTTGGCCACAGCGCTGCCTTTCATGCCTGGATTGCCACCACGCGGGCGTTCGCCGGTCAGCCAGCGAAGACGGCAGCGTCGCGCCGGTACCGACGGTACCTGCGAGCCATGTTACGGCTATTCGATGCTTCCGAAGCGGTCGAAGACGAGGTCATCGCCAAAATAGAGGCAATGGACCGGCTCACACTACAGGTGCTGGGCCCCGCGATGGCCGAGCCGGACTCGAGAATTCTGCGCATGTCGATCCGCAACCTCACACACGCGGCGACTCCGGGCATTGCTGCTGGACGGCTGCTGCTCCTGTTGAACGAGTACTTCATCTGGGCACGCCGCTTTTCGGCTCGGGACATCGTGCAAGTGGAAAACGCCGGCCTGCTTCGGTCCGTCGTCTACCTACTGGGACTCGACTCCGATACGCGAGAGGCGCTCACGCTAAGCCTAGGCCTTCGCGTTGCCCACGAGTTGGGCTGGATGGCGAGCCGAGAGGTCGCGGATGCCACGCTGGAGCTTGCTGGCTTGCCTCCGTCGGCGCATCGGCGACGCTGCCTGATTCAGGTCGAAAGCGCCGTGGGCATCGGATGGCTCAGTTTGTTCCCGAAGCACCGAGGCGCCGAGGCTGTCGTTCGGGACGTGCGGGACGTTCTCGATGACGCGGTGGCGCGCCACAAGAAAGCCTTGCTCCAGCTATGGGCCCCGGGCGCCATTGTGCCGTGGAACAACGAGAGCTTCCTGGCAAGCGTGCTGCCAGAACCGTCGCGCGGAGCTCGCTTCTTCGTCGACTGGTTGAACCTGATGAACGGCCGCTGGCGCCTCCTGGAGCGAGACCTAATGAACGTTCTCAAGCCGGGTTCCTTTCTTCGCCATCGATGGAGCTTTCACGGAGCGCTGACGGTCGCCGAAAACTACTTTGTGTTCCCGCTGTTCCATCCAGACTTTCCGGCGGCCGTTAACTACGGCGGCCCCGGACGACTTCTCGCTGATGAAGTGCTCAGGGGCCTGTACCACGATCGTCTCGTCAACGTGAGCCCCTTACGCAAGCAAGAGATCCGCAACGAGAACGATCAGCAGACCAGCGACACTTCCACTGCGCCACAGGAGTGGTTGCCAAATTATGTGGACTTAAAGGCTCTCCTGGCCAGCCTGGCTGCCTACAGGCTTGGCATTGCTCGAAACACGAGCAGTGCGCACGCCAAAGAGTCGAGCCTCGCGCAAGACAGGCTCTTTTTCGTGGCTTCTTGCTACGCTCTGTGCTCCAGCGGCAACCACGTGGACGTGCTGTACGGGGATACAAGCCATCGCTGCAATGAGCCCGTCAAGGCGCTGCCCGAGTTTGCGGCAGCGTTTCAGTGCGTGAAAGCACAAGCTCTGCGATAG